The Brassica napus cultivar Da-Ae chromosome C7, Da-Ae, whole genome shotgun sequence genomic interval TTGATCTTCTTTTCGATGAGTTTAGAGATTTCGATGGAGGGGAAAGTTTGGAGTTGGGACAATGTAGGTGGACATAAgttctttttggttttcttaTTAGGTGGGTGAGCTGAGACGGAGCCAATGGCTAGAACCACGGCTATAAATAACAACAAAGAGATCCTTGCCATGGTTGTTTTGATggcaaggtaaaaaaaaaaattgaaaaaaaaaaaactaaaaagaaatgaATATGAAGGAAGTGCGAGTTTTGATTGAGGATTTTGAAgggtatatatacatttttcacAAAACCTAAAAATCGGCCAAGGAAGGTTACATGAACAGAAAATAACCAACACAACGTACAAAAGAGAGATTCATGGTCGTTCACTTGAATTTTTCTGTCTAAACTAATTTGGtggatcacaaaaaaaaattgagaagtGAGAACAAGTCATTTCTGGTTTATTTAGACAACCACTGGTCTAGCTACTGTAAATAGAATATGTACAAGTTTAGTTTTGATCATATTCGTTTGTGTTTGCATTCAGTCTAACTGATGCTTTCAAAACTTTATTAACTTTTTAAGTTGTTAGGCTTTTGTGACTGTTTGTATTCTGCAGTATAATTTAGTTTTAGTTGATGATGTTTTCATATAAagatataaactaaataaatttttgtttcttcttaatTAGTGTGGCAAAAccttaaaaatcaaataaaatgaaacaaagaaAGTATATGTTATTTCTATTGAAGAAATCTTGTTATGATATTCATTTTAGATTTAGAAATAAACAATTTATGGAAAagggaaattaaaattttgaggaTTATTTATGCGCACATAGAATTGTAAGTTAATTATTCACATCCctaaataaaaactcaaaaacatgTGTTTTGTCTCAATCAAATTCTCcctgttgttttttttcttggaatGTAATTTGCGGCGCTTCATAACACTATgaatacattttatttgatgTCTGAGTGTTAGCCGAAAGTCTGAATCAATTCTCGACTATGAATTCTTGAATCTCTATGCCAGTATGGCGTGCGCCGCCCTGTAACCTAATCAAAACTTGATCCCCAAGTTTCAGCGAGGTCACAGGAACAGCAGTATTCCCAGATGATTTTACTGCAAGAAAGTAGTAAAACACATTCATCAGAAAGCCATTTGATGTAAAACAAGTAGCAAACTGCAATAAAGAATCTCAAAGACAAGAAACCTTGATGAGGAGTGACTAGTGCTACTGTTTCCGCATTTTGTAGGATGATGCTATAACTCGTTTCATCCTCCTCTCCACTAAGCTGCAAGAGATGAAACAGCTTCAAGTCTAAAGCACAGAGAACTATATAAGAATGTAATATACAAACCTTAGCCTCCACGAGGATAAGAGGGCGCTTCTCTATTTTAACTCTCCCGACAACTGCTGTCCGCTGTTTTCCTTTCAGATCAACAACGATCACCTCTCTCCCCGTCCTTAACTCGGAGAGGTAACAAGTCTTCCCTCCTGGAACAGCGACATAAGCATGAACTGGTCCCTGTAAAATTCAAGATTTTGAGTGAATAGTATCTTCAACTTATAAGATgaaaagagacaaaaaaaactcaCAGCGTTGACTCTAAATGGTCTGCTTGCAATGTAATTAGACTCCAAGCACTCTGAGTGAACCAAGAAGAGTCCTCTAGCAAAGGATCCAACCTTGtcacaaaagaaagaagaagacggaTTCATAAGATAAAAATGGTTTTAAGGTTTAGTAAACGTTAATGTTGGAGAAAAAGAGTGTATATACAGGCAAACATACAAGAAGACCTTCACCGGGTCTCATGAGGCTGCAAAGATCAACACAGACTCTGTCTCCCATACCGACCATTTCAATCCGAGTTATAGTTGCTTCAGTCAAGCTTAACGTATCACTTTCTTCGCTCCTTTTGTCAAAGTAATCCTAAATAGAAACAGAAacaatttaacaaaataaagaagGTGGTGGCTATGCTTTAATGAGATGATGATTGATAACCTTTAGGTCAAGAACAGCTTTGACATCTTCTGTTTTAAGTATGATTCCGCCGAGACCGTGCTCTAAAGCCTTAAAGCCAAGCACAAATTGATGAACTCAACAGAAAACGTAATGTCAACAACTCAACAACAGAAACTAGAAGCTACCTCAAGGTATAGTTTTGCTTCAGAGGGAGTACTTGAAATGGCAAACACCGTCTTCTCACTTCCTTGGAGAGCCGCCACTAGATTCTCTGCTGGGATTGACTACAAAACTAAACACTCTGAGTTATCAAAAGGTAGAACATTgtcagtgtgtgtgtgtgttcaaGTTA includes:
- the LOC106391410 gene encoding 3-dehydroquinate synthase homolog isoform X1, with product MALPLVSSVSYIQSSSTQLHCFPLRKERLGLYRLPSWSSHHSSIRLISKRTFPQRLAVRMSASTLPMNLHRTKKVWIWTECKEVMTTAVERGWNTFVFSSDNLQLSDDWSSVALVDTLFIDERQVTDGTGKVVAAVFEVSTPEELQMLKIENEQTENIVLGLLDWKSIPAENLVAALQGSEKTVFAISSTPSEAKLYLEALEHGLGGIILKTEDVKAVLDLKDYFDKRSEESDTLSLTEATITRIEMVGMGDRVCVDLCSLMRPGEGLLVCLPVGSFARGLFLVHSECLESNYIASRPFRVNAGPVHAYVAVPGGKTCYLSELRTGREVIVVDLKGKQRTAVVGRVKIEKRPLILVEAKLSGEEDETSYSIILQNAETVALVTPHQVKSSGNTAVPVTSLKLGDQVLIRLQGGARHTGIEIQEFIVEN
- the LOC106391410 gene encoding 3-dehydroquinate synthase homolog isoform X2; the encoded protein is MALPLVSSVSYIQSSSTQLHCFPLRKERLGLYRLPSWSSHHSSIRLISKRTFPQRLAVRMSASTLPMNLHRTKKVWIWTECKEVMTTAVERGWNTFVFSSDNLQLSDDWSSVALVDTLFIDERQVTDGTGKVVAAVFEVSTPEELQMLKIENEQTENIVLGLLDWKSIPAENLVAALQGSEKTVFAISSTPSEAKLYLEALEHGLGGIILKTEDVKAVLDLKDYFDKRSEESDTLSLTEATITRIEMVGMGDRVCVDLCSLMRPGEGLLVGSFARGLFLVHSECLESNYIASRPFRVNAGPVHAYVAVPGGKTCYLSELRTGREVIVVDLKGKQRTAVVGRVKIEKRPLILVEAKLSGEEDETSYSIILQNAETVALVTPHQVKSSGNTAVPVTSLKLGDQVLIRLQGGARHTGIEIQEFIVEN